From one Thalassospira lucentensis genomic stretch:
- the clpS gene encoding ATP-dependent Clp protease adapter ClpS → MSEQDNDGGGLPNTGIVTKTRPKTKKPSMYKVLLLNDDYTPMEFVVHVLERFFEKGREEATAIMLQVHRKGVGVCGVFTYEIAETKVNQVMDLARQNQHPLQCTLEKE, encoded by the coding sequence ATGAGTGAACAGGACAATGACGGTGGTGGTCTCCCGAACACGGGGATCGTAACGAAGACACGGCCAAAGACGAAGAAGCCGTCCATGTACAAGGTGCTGTTGCTGAATGACGACTACACCCCCATGGAATTCGTTGTCCATGTGCTTGAACGGTTCTTTGAAAAAGGCCGGGAAGAGGCGACCGCGATTATGCTTCAGGTTCACCGCAAGGGGGTCGGGGTATGTGGTGTCTTTACCTATGAAATTGCGGAAACCAAGGTCAACCAGGTCATGGATCTGGCGCGGCAAAACCAGCACCCGCTGCAGTGCACGTTAGAGAAGGAGTGA